In Takifugu rubripes chromosome 22, fTakRub1.2, whole genome shotgun sequence, the genomic window TGAGAACTGGCTCGCAGGGCAAGATGTCGTTCCCATTAATCACGCTCGTCCCACTCCGGAGGCCAAGGAATTCCTCAAGGAGTCTTGGAACGACGCCCCGAGCAAAGGCAGCGTGGCGGACGGCTGCGCCGCAGATGGCGAAAGGAAGAGGTGGGTCGCTCCTTCAGTGAATATCGTGTTTTGGGACTCGTTTGTGCCGGGAGCTCAGTGGCGGTAACGTCCCCGTCTGCGCCCTCAGCACCACACAGAGGATCGAGACCAAGAGACACCGAGTGTGTCTGGAGGTGCCCGACGATGTCGTTTCCAAGAGCGACGAAGACGAAGAGCATTACGGGAAGCGGCCAAGGCTCAACCTCATACCTCCACGCGCTCCATCGCAAGATGTCAGGAGAACTAAAGGTCTCACCTGTTTTTGTCTTGGTTGTGCGGAAGTGACCCTGTTTCCAGTTTCATCACAGAAAAAGGTTTCATTCCATTTGGTTTGCAGGTCCGCCGAAGCTGGTCGTCACGCCGACCAAGCTGACGCTGTTGGATCCGTTTCACAGAAGCTTCACGCAAAGCCACAAGGAGGCGGTCCAGCCTCGACATTACGCCAAAACCCGCGCTCCGGCCATCTCCGCTCAGACCCAGCACGGGAACGGACACCTCTCGGTCACGGCTGGGCCGGTGTGGACGGACACGACGGCTCAGCCCGCTCGGAACATGGGCGTCGCCAGCCTGCTCTTCCACAGGACGCTGAGTCCCAAAGACGCTCTGCAGGTGCAAAGCTACAcgctggagaagcagcagcagcagcagcagccggcgCCGCACACGCAGCTTCAGGTGCACAGCTACGCCAGAGAGCACCAGCCCCGGCAGCTCCCCAGCAGACCCAGCGCTGCTGCAGCGCACGCGCTCCCGCTGACCACGTCTCAGGCCGCCAGCGGGGAGACGCCCTCAGAGGATAAGCACGCTTTATCTACGGTGGTGCTAAACGAGTCCCAACCGCGTCCCCTCAtggagcagcacaaacatgaaGCAACGCCGGAAATCTCCAGACCCGTTGAATCTCAGGTTAAAGTGGAGACGCCTCCTGTTCAGACTACGTGTCAGAGTTCTTCCTCTCAGACCCCAACACACGCCACCAAACTGAGCAACCCGGAGCAGGACGCCCCCAGGAACAAGCGGaaggtctgtttttttcccccaatatcCTGATCTAAGTGTAATAATGCAGCAGGTGAAGTGTTGCCTGGTGCTTTCGGTGCAGTAATTCGGTTCAGAAGGTGAAACTCACCTGATGCGTCGCACATAGACATTATTTTAAACTAAATTATGATCCATCTCAGAACCCCTTTGGGGCCATACCTGTATGTTGAGACCaattccagcagggggcgacagacTTCCCCCTGCAGTTCTTTGATTATGGCCTGTTCACACAACATCTTAGCCAAATCGACCAGTCGCTGAATGGTCGGGGTGGGGCAGTCGTCCGTTGAGTGTGTGCCCCTCAAATGTCAATGAGAGTCTGTCGTGACTTAAAAAGCTCAATGAGAGGAGACGCAGGGGTGTGGACGGACACGACGGCTCAGCCCGCTCGGAACATGGGCGTCGCCAGCCTGCTCTTCCACAGGACGCTGAGTCCCAAAGACGCTCTGCAGGTGCAAAGCTACAcgctggagaagcagcagcagcagcagctgtgggggaCAAgactctttttgttttttcactgttttgtaGCACACAAGTGACCTGGGGGGCTCCTTTCTGCTCTGCATCATGTTTGCAATCGGAAGCATCAGTTCGTGCGCGTTTCCTGTTTTGCTTCTTGGGTCTTTTtttgacacacacacgtcgTATTGGAGACCGAAAGCAGTCAGCCCGTCTGCTGATCGAGTCTTGTGGCGTGAACACCCCTGTCAACCAGTCACGTAGTCTGGTCGCTATCACAGACCTCAAGTCTGCTGTATCATTGTGTTCGAATGCTTGTTAACACCTAAAGTAGAGGTTTGCTGGCTCTGTACTGTTGCAGGTTGTTCGCAGCCTTACCTCTCAGAGCTTCACTTAATTAATTATGTTACTAATACATTTCCTCTGATGTAGGACAGATTGTTGAGCTGCCAATTTGCCTAAAAATTCAGATTCTAAACAGCCAATGAAGTTATCTTTGCCACAAAACCAGTTTTGAATGTTGACGTTGCAATACCCGCTTCCTCCAGCAGACGGCAGAAGATCAGTCGTACTGTAAATCCTTTGTGAAGAAGCAGAAACTGCAGGCTGAGCTGAGCAAGCTTCCTCGACATCACCCGCTCCACAGTGATGATGGTATGCAGGTGTTTTGATAGCATTCTCCAATTCGTGCCACATCCCCACATCTCTGAAACCTTACCTCTGTTGGTAGATACGCATTTGGACGTGGAgcctgagcaggaggagaaggaggagtgggCGAAGCCTCTGACGTGGCTTTGGCAGTGTCGTCCCTTCAACCCTCAGGCAGAGAGGGAGTACAACAAGTCCATGGGCCAACAGGCCCCTTATTGTTCAATCTGCGTGCTCTTCCGCACACATCAGGTGGCCACTGCAGTTTTATGAAGTCCTTGTCCCCTGCCAAGTATCGTTTTAGTCTAACGTTTGATGCTCTCTCCCCAAAAGTCTGAGTCCAGCACCGAGAGTCAATGTGTGACACTAGTTAACCATCCTGGGGGCCGCCAGTGGTCCAAACCGCTCATCCCTGAAATGTGTTTCAACACCCAAACCAGCAAGATGACCGAGGGCGGGGAGGGACAGCTGTCCAACCCTCACTTAGCAGAAGACGGGACCAGCCGGCTGGTCAGCTGCAGACAGTGTTCTGTCCGCGTGCACGCCAGTAAGTGACGAGCCGAAGCTTGTTGTCTCTGGAGGATGATCAGGATCTCTCCTGTTAGAAACATATTTTCAACTTTTTCGAGCTTTGACCTCATTTTTCAGAACATAGCGCTTCTCTGCATCTGCATCCATAATTGAAGCACTGGCTATCTTATcttagcatttttttttgatGCGTTCTGACCTATTTCGGCATGGAAACTGACGCCTGTGCAGTGCACGAAGCACAAAGGTGCTGGGTGGCAATTTTAGTGAATCAATATCAAGTTGGTGAGAAACGGATGCTTCCAGCGGCGCGGCTTCACGCCACCGTCCTCTTACCGTTCTTATCTGTTCCTTTTAGCAGTGCTAAATAACATGGGGAAAAAATAGCAGAGAAAGAAACTGCAAGCTGTTCCttgacattttctttaaactgttttctctgttcCTGTTTAGGTTGCTATGGCGTCTCCGGGGGTGAAGAGGAACTGGATAACTGGCTGTGCGCCCGCTGCGAGGCTAATGCCATCACAGAGGTTAGTTCAAAGTTGAAATGGCTTACATGAAATCGCGTTAGGTGGGTGGGGAACTCTTTCCTGTCAAGGGCAGTGCCACAGCTACACTGGTTGAAAGAAAAACCTCAAAATCTGGGTTAATCTAGCGTCATCACACCACATCACAGCGGAGCTTCTGCTGcagttttggggggtttttggTGATTGGCTCAGGAAGAACTTCTGAGTTTGGAGGACTAAGCTACACGGTGGGGAACACCGGCCAGACAGGTTTTGTCCCCTTCATAGAAACTTATCTAGCTGATAGAGCTTCCTTTGTTTAGAGGTGACCCGGGTGCTTTCCTCTGACCGTGGAGGGTTTGGTCATGTTTGTGAAACCTATCTAGAAAACTTTCCTTTGCTCAGAACAATAGGCGGTTCCACCATCTGCCCTTGGCATAAACATCTTTTTGATGAACCCAACCAGAGCTGATGGATTTTTCCTGTTTATTCTCTGTTGTATTTCAGTCTATTTTCTAAAATTAAATCCAATTGCTGTGCTCATTTGGGCAGTCTCCTCATGTCCCGCCAGTGATGCTGCTGAGAACAACTGCAGGGTGTGAATTGTGTCCGCTTTCCTGTTTTTTATAGCATAACGTCTCTCACGCGCGCTCACACAGACGTCTGTTATTTTGATGTCTGATGTCTGGAATTGGCAGAGAAGATGAATTTGTTTCAGTCCGCCAATTTACGAACTATCAATGTGTGACTGTCTCTGCAGGACTGCTGCCTGTGTTCTCTCAGGGGGGGAGCTCTGCAGAGAGCCAACGGTGACAAGTAAGTCGAACCAGCAACCCTATGATACCACAACAAGGGGTACTGATTTAGGGTGATACCAGTTCATCCACTCTGACCATGGAAATGATCCTCATTGGCTTTCTCATTAAgacatacagtgggacctctatttacgaaattaattggttccggaagttgtttcgtaacctgaaaattacgtaagtagagaagCGTTTTCCATGAAATtcagacataattttttttataaatcataaaaatgcatcaaaacatgtaacaaatacatgttacaattagattaccgcacaataaatgtaggaattcagtgcaaggcttctcatgaactttattacaggctaatcttacattagccgtcattactagcaacgaacgttaacacttgtgctAACACCGCCATcgaatggacaaacatacaaacacccacaataaatcccgaaggcgacgctgggatacacacaaactgtacatattgacgtccctcctagccaatgggatgacaggaagatgctaggcgacagccaatggcagagcagctacaaggatgtttgtgtttgctaaactctgcgagtagcagcggtagcgtatttttgcctttcgtgtcctgaaatttctttcgtaacgaggaaatattttcccgttgagacgtttcgtaacctgaaaatgtagtagaggtcccactgtaccgTATATATTTGATGACACCGAGCCAGCGCCGTTCCGCATGTGGTTACACATCATTTCTGAAAGGTGAACATCAGTTCACCTCGGAGGAAATGGCTGCAGGTAGCAGACAAATATTTGAGCCAGTCATCAACGGCGTGTGACTGTGCAAAATCCTCCTCGCTTGTTGTTCTGCTGTTATCTTTGTGTACATTTCCTGTAGTAACGGACCCATAACAGATATTTGGCTGCTATTTCTTTGCTCAGTCACGCCGCAGCGATAGCAGAGctcttctttgttttgtgtgtgaacACAGGTGGGTCCATGTCCTGTGCGCCATCACTGTGCTAGAAGCTCGCTTCGTCAACGTGATGGAGCGAGCGCCCGTCGACCTCTCTGCGATCCCGCTGCCCAGATTCAGACTGGTACGATTCGCTCTCCTCTTGTATTTAATCCATTCATCTTCATCTTATTCCCTCACCCAATCCAACAGTATTTTACCTGGGTTGAATGGAGCTGTGATAATGTCACAGCGGCTGCCTGAGGTTAGCTACAGGTGCCACACTTTGGCTACATTTTCATGCTAAATTCCGTAAAACCAACACACCAGagtttttttggtttctgcCTGTGACACGGGCACATTCGGAGAGTGAAACTGCATCTGTTGGCTCCCCTTGTGCGGTTCCTCTTGACTTCCTGTGCTTCCCAAGCTTGAATAATAGATGCCATTTGATTGCACCCAACGATCTACTTTGGTCAAATTTAGAAACTGAAAAAGCCACACAGCAGCCTTGTGTTCTGAGTCATGTGTGAAGCTCAGAATAGCTGACCTTGTCTCTATTGTCAGCTCTCTATCTCACAGGAGCTTTTCCCAATAGATGCACATTGAGTCGCTATGATGTCACCAGTGAAATATCCAGAGGAAGTTATGGAGTTTCCACagaacagttttatttttttgccgcCTTTTGCTAACCTTTGGAGTCATCTTCATCCTTCCGTTTGGCttatttcctctcccctccttttcttcccctgTAATTCAATCCTCATCTTGTGACGCTTCCTCCCGTCCGCCGCTTCCTCTGTAGAAGTGCGTGTACTGCAGGAAGCGGATGAAGCGGCTGAAGGGCTGCTGCGTCCAGTGCTCTCACGGACGCTGCTCCACGGCGTTCCACCCCAGCTGTGCCCAGGCAGCCGGCGTTCTCATGCACCCGGACGACTGGCCCTTCAACGTCTTCGCGACCTGCCACAGGCACCGAACCCCCCCCATCACTGAGGTACACCACACGGAAACACAGCTACTCAACAAATATAAGTCAGGGAGCAGGTACAACAGCCGCAGTTTCCTCTCAGCTACCTTCACCTCCCTTCACCTCTCAGCtaccttccccccccccccccacccacacacacacacacccacacacaatcAGTGTATTTGTCAGAGGAAACAGAACAGACTTATCTCACATCTTAATACAGATTCTGTTGTTTACCTGCAAACTTCCTTTGCTGTGATCCAAGCTAAGTCTTCATGGCCTTGACAATAGACCTGACGGAGCCTTTTAGCCTCACTAACGCTCCGGTTCTTTCCTGTAGCGGAACAAGGCATCTATGCGGGATCTGGCAGTTGGGCAGAGGGTGATCTGTAAGCACAAAAATGGCCGCTATTACAACAGCGAGGTGCAAGAGCTGAGCCCCACCACCTTCTACGAGGTCGTGTTTGACGACGGCTCCTACAGCGACAATCTGTTCCCAGAGGACATCGAGGTCGGTGGAATTCTCACTCCCGCAGTTTTCCGGGTCGAGCTGCTAAACTGAACCAatgggttgttgttgttttttcctgtatcTCTCAGAACCGCGACTGCGTCCGGCTCGGACCGCCCGCCAAAGGTGACATCG contains:
- the kdm4ab gene encoding lysine-specific demethylase 4A isoform X1, whose product is MTAEMGSKGIMTFYPTVEEFKNFSRYIAYIESQGAHKAGLAKIVPPKEWKPRSSYDNIDDLVIPAPIQQFVTGQSGLFTQYNIQKKALTVKEFRKLANSDKFCSPHYDDFDELERKYWKNVTFNPPIYGADVNGSLYDPDIKEWNICHLNTILDTVEHESGITIEGVNTPYLYFGMWKTTFAWHTEDMDLYSINYLHFGEPKSWYCIPPEHGKRFERLAQGFFPGSSQICEAFLRHKMTLISPSILKKYGIPFDKITQEAGEFMITFPYAYHAGFNHGFNCAESTNFATERWIEYGKQAVLCSCRKDMVKISMDVFVKKFQPERYENWLAGQDVVPINHARPTPEAKEFLKESWNDAPSKGSVADGCAADGERKSTTQRIETKRHRVCLEVPDDVVSKSDEDEEHYGKRPRLNLIPPRAPSQDVRRTKGPPKLVVTPTKLTLLDPFHRSFTQSHKEAVQPRHYAKTRAPAISAQTQHGNGHLSVTAGPVWTDTTAQPARNMGVASLLFHRTLSPKDALQVQSYTLEKQQQQQQPAPHTQLQVHSYAREHQPRQLPSRPSAAAAHALPLTTSQAASGETPSEDKHALSTVVLNESQPRPLMEQHKHEATPEISRPVESQVKVETPPVQTTCQSSSSQTPTHATKLSNPEQDAPRNKRKQTAEDQSYCKSFVKKQKLQAELSKLPRHHPLHSDDDTHLDVEPEQEEKEEWAKPLTWLWQCRPFNPQAEREYNKSMGQQAPYCSICVLFRTHQSESSTESQCVTLVNHPGGRQWSKPLIPEMCFNTQTSKMTEGGEGQLSNPHLAEDGTSRLVSCRQCSVRVHASCYGVSGGEEELDNWLCARCEANAITEDCCLCSLRGGALQRANGDKWVHVLCAITVLEARFVNVMERAPVDLSAIPLPRFRLKCVYCRKRMKRLKGCCVQCSHGRCSTAFHPSCAQAAGVLMHPDDWPFNVFATCHRHRTPPITERNKASMRDLAVGQRVICKHKNGRYYNSEVQELSPTTFYEVVFDDGSYSDNLFPEDIENRDCVRLGPPAKGDIVQVRWTDGLIYGAKFVTSHIIPMYLVEFEDGSQISVKREDIYSLDESLPKRVKSRMSVASDMRFELFAEDDVKQTSKRQRVINSRYREDYIEPVIYRAIME
- the kdm4ab gene encoding lysine-specific demethylase 4A isoform X2, with translation MTAEMGSKGIMTFYPTVEEFKNFSRYIAYIESQGAHKAGLAKIVPPKEWKPRSSYDNIDDLVIPAPIQQFVTGQSGLFTQYNIQKKALTVKEFRKLANSDKFCSPHYDDFDELERKYWKNVTFNPPIYGADVNGSLYDPDIKEWNICHLNTILDTVEHESGITIEGVNTPYLYFGMWKTTFAWHTEDMDLYSINYLHFGEPKSWYCIPPEHGKRFERLAQGFFPGSSQICEAFLRHKMTLISPSILKKYGIPFDKITQEAGEFMITFPYAYHAGFNHGFNCAESTNFATERWIEYGKQAVLCSCRKDMVKISMDVFVKKFQPERYENWLAGQDVVPINHARPTPEAKEFLKESWNDAPSKGSVADGCAADGERKSTTQRIETKRHRVCLEVPDDVVSKSDEDEEHYGKRPRLNLIPPRAPSQDVRRTKGPPKLVVTPTKLTLLDPFHRSFTQSHKEAVQPRHYAKTRAPAISAQTQHGNGHLSVTAGPVWTDTTAQPARNMGVASLLFHRTLSPKDALQVQSYTLEKQQQQQQPAPHTQLQVHSYAREHQPRQLPSRPSAAAAHALPLTTSQAASGETPSEDKHALSTVVLNESQPRPLMEQHKHEATPEISRPVESQVKVETPPVQTTCQSSSSQTPTHATKLSNPEQDAPRNKRKTAEDQSYCKSFVKKQKLQAELSKLPRHHPLHSDDDTHLDVEPEQEEKEEWAKPLTWLWQCRPFNPQAEREYNKSMGQQAPYCSICVLFRTHQSESSTESQCVTLVNHPGGRQWSKPLIPEMCFNTQTSKMTEGGEGQLSNPHLAEDGTSRLVSCRQCSVRVHASCYGVSGGEEELDNWLCARCEANAITEDCCLCSLRGGALQRANGDKWVHVLCAITVLEARFVNVMERAPVDLSAIPLPRFRLKCVYCRKRMKRLKGCCVQCSHGRCSTAFHPSCAQAAGVLMHPDDWPFNVFATCHRHRTPPITERNKASMRDLAVGQRVICKHKNGRYYNSEVQELSPTTFYEVVFDDGSYSDNLFPEDIENRDCVRLGPPAKGDIVQVRWTDGLIYGAKFVTSHIIPMYLVEFEDGSQISVKREDIYSLDESLPKRVKSRMSVASDMRFELFAEDDVKQTSKRQRVINSRYREDYIEPVIYRAIME